Proteins from one Triticum aestivum cultivar Chinese Spring chromosome 7A, IWGSC CS RefSeq v2.1, whole genome shotgun sequence genomic window:
- the LOC123151735 gene encoding probable L-type lectin-domain containing receptor kinase S.5 has product MARHDSLRRFGASCLVAVLFLWLCAAFVCSAREQRPLRELEERVVVRSYGPYASFDRSDSATLQVLKDAIINGGALQLTPDTRNSDAYLVNKSGSVLLKQPFTIWHTLPDDETEVPGGGNGGTGTGRAPRPQPPRVRVVSFNSTFSMNVFYDKAVPGEGLAFVIAPSLDKPPPGSHGGFLGLTNATLQAAGPSKNRFVAIEFDTFNQSHDPSANHVGLDIGSVVSNATANLADFNITIATNAQTSANYTVWIEYDGVGRRVTVYMGGKGKPKPATPVLASPLDLSEHVPEQAYIGFTASTGTTFELNCILEWSMSIETFPKKEKKEWIILVAVFASVAVIATAIAAFFLARMSRARRKIQRSQTRLGHTLSHLPGMPREFSYEMLRKATKNFDERLRLGKGGYGVVYKGTLPAEHGQTEPSEVAVKKFIRDDARCVEDFVKEVDIINRLRHKNIVPLIGWCYKKGQLLLVYEYMPNGSLDQHLFRRGGAQEQRAAPLSWASRYGIVADVASGLHYVHHEYGRTVLHRDIKASNVMLDASFSARLGDFGLARVIDFDRSSFTDIGVAGTRGYIAPEYSVGHKATSQTDVFAFGALVLEVVTGRTALRDDATCPLLVDFVWRMHGRGALVGAVDQDLGTAGYDSDEANRLLLLGLACSSPNPGDRPTMPEVLQIVSKKAPPPEVPLFKPTFVWPPEGGAAHFSLSDIEMTTSSGGSYVGTGTGSSTRATQETSYDSFRQPPSAPNNSQEYFPALSSGR; this is encoded by the exons GGTGAGGAGCTACGGCCCGTACGCTTCCTTCGACCGGAGCGACTCGGCCACCCTGCAGGTGCTCAAGGACGCCATCATCAACGGCGGCGCGCTCCAGCTCACGCCCGACACCCGCAACAGCGACGCCTACCTCGTCAACAAATCCGGCTCCGTCCTCCTCAAGCAGCCCTTCACGATCTGGCACACTCTCCCCGACGACGAGACCGAGGTCCccggtggcggcaacggcggcaccGGCACCGGCCGtgcgccgcggccgcagcctccgcgtGTCCGTGTCGTGTCGTTCAACAGCACCTTCTCCATGAACGTGTTCTACGACAAGGCGGTCCCCGGCGAGGGCCTGGCGTTCGTCATCGCGCCCTCGCTCGACAAGCCGCCTCCCGGCAGCCACGGCGGGTTCCTCGGCCTCACCAACGCGACGCTGCAGGCCGCCGGCCCATCCAAGAACCGCTTCGTGGCGATCGAGTTCGACACCTTCAACCAGAGCCACGACCCGAGCGCTAACCACGTCGGCCTCGACATCGGCAGCGTCGTGTCCAACGCCACGGCCAACCTCGCCGACTTCAACATCACCATCGCCACCAACGCCCAGACGTCCGCCAACTACACCGTCTGGATCGAGTACGACGGCGTGGGCCGGCGTGTCACGGTGTACATGGGCGGCAAGGGGAAACCGAAGCCGGCGACCCCGGTCCTGGCCAGCCCGCTGGACCTCAGCGAGCACGTCCCCGAGCAGGCATACATCGGCTTCACGGCTTCCACGGGCACCACCTTCGAGCTCAACTGCATCCTGGAATGGAGCATGTCAATCGAGACCTTccccaagaaggagaagaaggagtggATAATCCTCGTCGCCGTCTTCGCGTCCGTCGCCGTGATCGCCACCGCCATTGCCGCCTTCTTCCTGGCCAGAATGTCGCGGGCGAGGCGCAAGATACAGAGGAGCCAGACGCGGCTGGGGCACACGCTGAGCCACCTCCCGGGGATGCCGAGGGAGTTCTCGTACGAGATGCTGAGGAAGGCGACCAAGAACTTCGACGAGCGGCTGCGGCTGGGGAAAGGAGGGTACGGCGTCGTGTACAAGGGGACGCTCCCTGCCGAGCACGGCCAGACGGAGCCGTCGGAGGTCGCCGTGAAGAAGTTCATCCGGGATGATGCCAGGTGCGTCGAGGACTTCGTCAAGGAGGTGGACATCATCAACCGCCTTCGCCACAAGAACATCGTGCCCCTCATTG GTTGGTGTTACAAGAAAGGGCAGCTGCTGCTGGTGTACGAGTACATGCCCAACGGCAGCCTCGACCAGCACCTCTTCCGGCGCGGCGGCGCCCAGGAGCAGCGGGCGGCGCCGCTCAGCTGGGCGAGCCGCTACGGCATCGTCGCCGACGTTGCCTCTGGCCTGCACTACGTGCACCACGAGTATGGCCGCACGGTGCTCCACCGCGACATCAAGGCCAGCAACGTCATGCTGGACGCGTCCTTCTCGGCGCGCCTCGGGGACTTCGGCCTCGCCCGCGTCATCGACTTCGACCGGAGCTCCTTCACCGACATCGGCGTCGCCGGCACGCGCGGTTACATCGCGCCGGAGTACTCCGTGGGGCACAAGGCCACGAGCCAGACGGACGTGTTCGCCTTCGGCGCGCTCGTGCTGGAGGTCGTCACGGGCCGCACCGCGCTGCGCGACGACGCGACCTGCCCGCTGCTGGTTGACTTCGTGTGGCGGATGCACGGCCGCGGCGCGCTGGTCGGGGCCGTGGACCAGGATCTCGGCACGGCAGGGTACGACTCCGACGAGGCCAACAGGCTGCTGCTCCTCGGACTCGCGTGCAGCAGCCCCAACCCCGGGGACAGGCCCACCATGCCGGAGGTGCTGCAGATCGTGTCCAAGaaggcgccgccgccggaggtgcCGCTGTTCAAGCCGACCTTCGTGTGGCCGCCGGAAGGGGGAGCGGCGCACTTCAGCCTGAGCGACATCGAGATGACGACGAGCAGCGGGGGCAGCTACGTCGGCACAGGCACTGGTTCGTCGACGCGCGCGACGCAGGAGACATCCTACGACAGCTTCCGGCAGCCGCCCTCGGCACCAAACAACAGCCAGGAGTACTTCCCCGCTCTGTCCTCCGGCCGGTGA